A genomic region of Staphylococcus roterodami contains the following coding sequences:
- a CDS encoding NDxxF motif lipoprotein translates to MKKRLLLSTFLASTLILTGCAADQSDKDDHHSSTGIHAPKSAKKLEEKDIFSSNKKNSDISEEEMKKAVEKYLSVNSDILDNKYIMQHKLDKQIDSQTKVTEKQAETLSHLSNLAVKNDLHFKKFVTENNIPKEYKKPVDLIMNYFKALNSTIANVDEDIEKLNYQPQNKINVVDVPTKYAGDVNKKQQDKIKDFLKSKGINSDVIDK, encoded by the coding sequence ATGAAAAAGAGATTATTACTAAGTACATTTTTAGCATCAACATTAATTCTTACAGGTTGTGCAGCTGATCAATCTGACAAAGATGACCATCATTCTAGTACTGGCATACATGCACCTAAAAGTGCTAAAAAATTAGAAGAAAAAGATATCTTTAGTTCAAACAAGAAAAACAGTGATATTAGCGAGGAAGAAATGAAGAAAGCTGTCGAAAAATATTTATCTGTAAATAGCGATATACTTGATAACAAATATATTATGCAACACAAACTCGACAAACAAATTGACAGTCAAACAAAAGTAACCGAAAAGCAAGCAGAAACACTTAGCCACTTATCTAATTTAGCTGTTAAAAACGACTTACATTTCAAGAAATTTGTCACTGAAAACAATATTCCTAAAGAATATAAGAAACCCGTTGATCTAATTATGAATTACTTCAAAGCATTAAATAGTACAATCGCCAATGTTGATGAAGATATTGAAAAGCTTAACTATCAACCTCAAAACAAAATCAATGTGGTCGACGTACCAACAAAATATGCTGGAGACGTTAATAAAAAGCAACAAGATAAAATTAAAGATTTCTTAAAATCTAAAGGTATCAATAGCGATGTCATTGATAAATAA
- a CDS encoding GlsB/YeaQ/YmgE family stress response membrane protein: MFGMLIVGGLIGWAAGAIMGKDIPGGILGNIIAGIIGSWVGGKLFGQWGPELGNIYILPALIGSIIFIAIVTLILRAMRK; this comes from the coding sequence ATGTTTGGAATGTTAATTGTCGGTGGCTTAATTGGATGGGCTGCTGGTGCTATTATGGGTAAAGATATCCCAGGTGGTATTTTAGGTAATATTATCGCAGGTATTATTGGATCATGGGTAGGTGGCAAACTATTCGGACAATGGGGGCCTGAATTAGGAAACATTTACATCTTACCAGCATTAATTGGTTCAATTATCTTTATCGCAATTGTAACTTTAATTTTAAGAGCTATGCGTAAATAA
- a CDS encoding PepSY domain-containing protein yields MKLKSLAVLSMSAVVLTACGNDTPKDETKSTEANTNQDTNTTKDVIALKDVKTSPEDAVKKAEETYKGQKLKGISFENSNGEWAYKVTQQKSGEESEVLIADKNQKVINKKTEKEDTVNENDNFKYSDAVDYKKAIKKGQKEFDGDIKEWSLEKDDGKLVYNIDLKKGNKKQEVTVDAKNGKVLKSEQDH; encoded by the coding sequence ATGAAATTAAAATCATTAGCAGTATTATCAATGTCAGCGGTGGTGCTTACGGCATGTGGCAATGATACTCCAAAAGATGAAACAAAATCAACAGAGGCAAATACTAATCAAGACACTAATACAACAAAAGACGTTATTGCATTAAAAGATGTTAAGACAAGTCCAGAAGATGCTGTGAAAAAAGCTGAAGAAACATATAAAGGTCAAAAGTTAAAAGGAATTTCATTTGAAAATTCTAATGGCGAATGGGCTTATAAAGTGACACAACAAAAATCAGGTGAAGAATCAGAAGTACTTATTGCTGATAAAAACCAAAAAGTAATTAATAAAAAGACTGAAAAAGAAGATACCGTAAATGAAAATGATAATTTTAAATATAGTGATGCAGTAGATTATAAAAAAGCTATCAAAAAAGGACAAAAAGAATTTGATGGTGATATTAAAGAATGGTCACTTGAAAAAGATGATGGCAAACTTGTTTACAACATCGATTTGAAAAAAGGTAATAAAAAGCAAGAAGTTACTGTCGATGCTAAAAACGGTAAAGTATTAAAGAGTGAACAAGATCATTAA
- a CDS encoding helix-turn-helix domain-containing protein: protein MNMHILYNLRTKHNLEIDELAQQLNEKYGTKYEAHQIWEWENHHHEPKFKDAMHLADFFDAPYEMFLESKVKEYQKHLEEVDIRMDK from the coding sequence ATGAATATGCATATTTTATATAACTTACGAACTAAACATAATTTAGAAATTGACGAATTAGCACAACAATTAAACGAAAAATATGGTACTAAATATGAAGCACATCAAATTTGGGAATGGGAGAATCATCACCATGAACCCAAATTTAAAGATGCCATGCATTTAGCTGACTTTTTTGATGCACCATATGAAATGTTTTTAGAAAGTAAAGTTAAAGAATATCAGAAGCATTTAGAAGAAGTCGATATTCGCATGGATAAATAA
- the ahpF gene encoding alkyl hydroperoxide reductase subunit F produces the protein MLNADLKQQLKQLLELMEGNVEFVASLGSDDKSKELKDLLTEITDMSPRLSLSEKSLKRTPSFEVNRPGEETGVTFAGIPLGHEFNSLVLAILQVSGRAPKEKQSIIDQIKNLEGSFHFETFISLTCQKCPDVVQALNLMSVINPNITHSMIDGAVFREESENIMAVPAVFLNGEEFGNGRMTIQDILSKLGSTADASEFENKEPYDVLIVGGGPASGSAAIYTARKGLRTGIVADRIGGQVNDTAGIENFITVKETTGSEFSSNLAAHIDQYDIDAMTGIRATDIEKTDEAIKVTLENGAVLESKTVIIATGAGWRKLNIPGEEQLINKGVAFCPHCDGPLFENKDVAVIGGGNSGVEAAIDLAGIVNHVTLFEFAGELKADNVLQDRLRSLSNVDIKTNAKTTEVVGEDHVTGIRYEDMSTGEEHLLNLDGIFVQIGLLPNTSWLNDAVELNERGEIVIDRNNNTNVPGIFAAGDVTDQKNKQIIISMGAGANAALNAFDYIIRN, from the coding sequence CTTAATGCTGATTTAAAACAACAACTTAAACAACTATTAGAACTAATGGAGGGCAACGTTGAATTCGTTGCCAGCCTTGGTTCAGATGATAAGTCCAAAGAACTTAAAGATTTGTTGACAGAAATTACTGATATGTCACCTAGACTATCTCTTTCTGAAAAATCTTTAAAACGCACACCAAGTTTTGAAGTCAATCGTCCTGGTGAAGAAACAGGTGTAACATTTGCAGGTATTCCATTAGGTCACGAATTTAACTCACTTGTTTTAGCAATTTTACAAGTAAGTGGTCGTGCACCTAAAGAAAAACAATCTATTATTGATCAAATTAAAAACTTAGAAGGTTCATTCCATTTTGAGACTTTTATTAGTTTAACTTGTCAAAAATGTCCTGATGTCGTTCAAGCACTTAACTTAATGAGTGTGATTAATCCAAACATCACGCATTCTATGATTGATGGTGCAGTGTTCCGTGAAGAATCTGAAAACATCATGGCAGTTCCTGCTGTCTTTTTAAATGGTGAAGAATTTGGCAATGGTCGTATGACAATCCAAGATATTCTTTCTAAACTAGGTAGTACGGCAGATGCATCTGAGTTTGAAAATAAAGAACCTTATGATGTTTTAATCGTTGGTGGTGGCCCTGCTAGTGGTAGTGCAGCCATTTACACAGCGCGTAAAGGTTTACGTACTGGTATAGTTGCTGATCGTATCGGTGGGCAAGTAAATGATACTGCCGGCATTGAGAACTTCATTACTGTTAAAGAAACTACTGGTTCTGAATTTTCTTCTAACTTAGCAGCGCACATTGACCAATATGATATTGATGCAATGACAGGCATTCGTGCTACTGATATCGAAAAGACAGACGAGGCAATTAAAGTTACGTTAGAAAACGGAGCAGTATTAGAAAGTAAAACAGTCATTATTGCTACTGGTGCAGGTTGGCGTAAGCTAAACATTCCTGGTGAAGAACAATTGATTAATAAAGGTGTTGCATTCTGCCCGCACTGTGACGGACCTCTATTTGAAAATAAAGACGTAGCAGTAATCGGTGGCGGTAACTCTGGAGTTGAAGCAGCAATTGATCTTGCAGGTATCGTTAATCACGTAACATTATTCGAATTCGCTGGTGAATTGAAAGCTGACAACGTGTTACAAGATCGTTTACGTTCATTATCAAATGTTGATATCAAAACAAATGCTAAAACTACTGAAGTTGTAGGCGAAGACCATGTTACAGGCATACGTTACGAAGACATGAGTACTGGCGAAGAGCATTTACTTAACTTAGATGGTATCTTTGTTCAAATTGGTTTACTTCCAAACACATCATGGTTAAACGATGCTGTTGAATTAAACGAACGTGGTGAAATTGTGATTGATCGTAACAATAATACGAATGTTCCTGGTATATTCGCAGCTGGTGATGTCACAGATCAGAAGAACAAACAAATTATTATTTCAATGGGCGCAGGTGCAAACGCAGCTTTAAATGCCTTTGACTATATTATCAGAAACTAA
- the selX gene encoding staphylococcal enterotoxin-like toxin X, which yields MFKKYDSKNSIVLKSILSLGIIYGGTIGIYPKADASTQNSSSVQDKQFQKVEEVPNNSEKALVKKLYDRYSKNTINGKSNKSRNWVYSERPLNENQVRIHLEGTYTVAGRVYTPKRNITLNKEVVTLKELDHIIRFAHISYGLYMGEHLPKGNIVINTKNGGKYTLESHKELQKNRENVKINTDDIKNVTFELVKSVNDIEQV from the coding sequence ATGTTCAAAAAATATGACTCAAAAAATTCAATCGTATTAAAATCTATTCTATCGCTAGGTATCATCTATGGGGGAACAATTGGAATATATCCAAAAGCAGACGCGTCAACACAAAATTCCTCAAGTGTACAAGATAAACAATTTCAAAAAGTTGAAGAAGTACCAAATAATTCGGAAAAAGCTTTGGTTAAAAAACTTTACGATAGATACAGCAAAAATACTATAAACGGAAAATCTAATAAATCTAGGAATTGGGTTTATTCAGAGAGACCTTTAAATGAAAATCAAGTTCGTATACATTTAGAAGGGACTTACACAGTTGCTGGCAGAGTGTATACACCTAAGAGGAACATTACTCTTAATAAAGAAGTTGTCACTTTAAAAGAATTGGATCATATCATAAGATTTGCTCATATTTCTTATGGCTTATATATGGGAGAACATTTGCCTAAGGGTAACATCGTCATAAATACAAAGAATGGCGGTAAATATACATTAGAGTCGCATAAAGAGTTACAAAAAAATAGGGAAAATGTAAAAATTAATACTGATGATATAAAAAATGTAACTTTCGAACTTGTGAAAAGTGTTAATGACATTGAACAAGTTTGA
- a CDS encoding YxeA family protein: MKTILKTIIYIALTIIGAYATLFILKTIDSHGVTDQFNPLVKKEDSYVKTTEVSTRMDDQLRSYNQSAFNKEGKETQLMYTATFDIKPHRYLKITHKGHHVETFEEVEKGQVPKKALEKLSR; this comes from the coding sequence TTGAAAACGATTTTAAAAACAATTATATATATCGCACTTACTATCATTGGCGCTTATGCTACTTTGTTCATTTTAAAAACAATAGATTCTCATGGTGTAACAGATCAGTTTAATCCATTGGTAAAGAAGGAAGATTCTTATGTTAAAACGACAGAGGTATCTACTAGAATGGATGATCAACTCCGAAGTTATAATCAAAGTGCTTTTAATAAAGAAGGGAAAGAAACACAATTAATGTATACTGCTACATTTGATATTAAACCGCATAGATACTTGAAAATAACACATAAAGGTCATCATGTAGAAACTTTTGAAGAAGTTGAAAAGGGACAAGTGCCTAAAAAAGCTTTAGAGAAATTGAGTCGATAA
- a CDS encoding histidine phosphatase family protein has protein sequence MTIYLVRHGESKSNYDNKHSRSYFCGQLDVPLTNAGKKSADDLCQYFKEKNIAHVYVSDLLRTRQTFKHIFPYDIPSTTTPLLRERSLGVFEGKYKDDVSVNPKYEKYFNDPKFKDFRHSFSQKAPEGESYEDVYQRVSHFMNHVVSENTEQDDIVIVAHQVVIRCLMVYFNKVSREEAVDLKVENCKPYIIE, from the coding sequence ATGACGATTTATTTAGTTAGACATGGAGAATCGAAGTCGAATTATGATAATAAACATTCACGATCATATTTTTGTGGTCAATTAGATGTACCGTTAACGAATGCTGGCAAAAAAAGTGCAGATGATTTATGCCAATATTTTAAAGAAAAAAATATAGCACATGTATATGTGTCGGACTTATTGAGAACACGACAAACATTTAAACATATTTTTCCATATGACATTCCTTCTACGACAACACCCTTACTAAGAGAGCGTTCATTAGGGGTATTTGAGGGTAAATATAAAGATGATGTCAGTGTTAATCCGAAATATGAAAAATATTTTAATGATCCTAAGTTTAAAGATTTTCGTCATAGTTTTTCTCAAAAAGCGCCTGAAGGAGAAAGTTACGAAGATGTATACCAACGTGTTTCGCATTTTATGAATCATGTTGTTAGTGAAAATACTGAACAAGATGATATTGTTATTGTTGCACATCAAGTTGTTATTCGTTGTTTGATGGTTTATTTTAACAAAGTTTCAAGGGAAGAAGCTGTGGATTTAAAGGTAGAAAATTGCAAGCCATATATCATTGAATAG